GAAAGTGGAGTTCATGGTCTACTTCACGATCATCTTCCTTGCCGCGCTGCCGCTCGCCTTCGTCGCGACGCTGCTGGCCGTGGTCAAGCGGGGCGATCTGAAGACGAAAGGGCCGGTGGCCCGTGCCTGGAGCCAGGCGCGGATCATCACGCCCATGATCTTTTCTGCCTGAGCGATCAGGCAGTTCACCGAGTTCGCCCTACTCCCGGTTGGGCGAATTGTCGGCAGGGCATGGTGCCTTGTCGGAACCCGGCCGCCGGGGTGCGCGGCATCAGTCTGACGATCCGGAGGAAAGTTAATGGCTGAATCTGACGTGTCGTTCACCGGTTTGACCGACGAGCAGGCGCAGGAAATCCACGCTGTCTACATGAGCGGGCTTTGGCTGTTCTCGGCCGTTGCCATCCTGGCTCACCTGGCAGTGTACATCTGGCGTCCGTGGCTCTGAGGAGGACCTGAACAATGGCAAAATTCTACAAGATCTGGATGATCTTCGACCCGCGCCGCGTGCTGGTTGCGCAAGGCGTGTTCCTCTTCCTGTTGGCGGTGATGATTCACCTGTTCGTGCTCAGCAACCCGTACTTCAACTGGTTGAACGTGGCTGCTGAAAAGGCCGCCGGCGCGTAAGCGACCCGCGGCCTTCCGGTGACGAACACTGGAAGTGGCATCAAGGCCGCGGGCGGGAGCCCCGATCTCCCGCCCGCGGCGATCTCGAAGAACAAGGACGGCTGAGGCCCGGACGGACACGGCCGCCATTTGCGGAGACAGACGATGGCACTGCTCAGTTTTGAGAGAAAGTATCGCGTCCGTGGAGGGACGCTCATCGGTGGCGATCTGTTCGACTTTTGGGTGGGGCCTTTCTACGTAGGCTTCTTCGGAGTGACGACGATCTTCTTCGCCACCCTCGGAACGGCGCTGATCCTCTACAGCGCGTCGCTTCAGGGGACCTTCAATCCCTGGACAATTCACGTTGCCCCGCCCGACCTCAGCTACGGTCTCGGCATCGCGCCCCTGGCCGAAGGCGGGCTCTGGCAATTCATCACCGTCTGCGCCATCGGCGCATTCGTCAGTTGGGCGCTGCGCGAGGTGGAGATCTGCCGCAAGCTCGGCATCGGCTACCATGTGCCGATCGCCTTCGGCTTCGCGATCCTCGCCTATGTGACGCTGGTGGTGTTCCGCCCGCTGCTGCTGGGCGCCTGGCACTTCGGTTTCCCGTACGGCATCTTCAGTCACCTGGACTGGGTGTCGAACACCGGCTACGCCTATCTGCACTTCCACTACAACCCCGCGCACATGCTGGCCGTGTCGCTGTTCTTCGCCACCTGTCTGGCGCTGGCGCTGCATGGCGGCCTGATCCTGTCGGCCTGTAACCCCGAGAAGGGCGAAGAGGCCAAGACCCCCGATCACGAGGACACGTTCTTCCGTGACTTCATCGGCTACTCGATCGGCACGCTCGGGATTCACCGGCTTGGCTGGCTTCTGGCCATCAACGCCGTCTTCTTCTCCGCGGTCTGCATCATCATCTCCGGTCCGCTCTGGACCGAGGGCTGGCCTGAATGGTGGACCTGGTGGAGCAACATGCCGATCTGGCCCGAAATCGAGGCGGCCGGCGCTGGCCAAGGAGTGATGTAACCATGGCTGAGTATCAGAACATCTTCACCCAGGTTCAGGTCGCGGGTCCCGGCGACTGGGGCATGG
This genomic window from Rhodovulum sp. ES.010 contains:
- the pufQ gene encoding cytochrome PufQ; translated protein: MTDQTSDVHVARAHRPPKVEFMVYFTIIFLAALPLAFVATLLAVVKRGDLKTKGPVARAWSQARIITPMIFSA
- the pufB gene encoding light-harvesting antenna LH1, beta subunit, with amino-acid sequence MAESDVSFTGLTDEQAQEIHAVYMSGLWLFSAVAILAHLAVYIWRPWL
- the pufA gene encoding light-harvesting antenna LH1, alpha subunit, whose protein sequence is MAKFYKIWMIFDPRRVLVAQGVFLFLLAVMIHLFVLSNPYFNWLNVAAEKAAGA
- the pufL gene encoding photosynthetic reaction center subunit L, which produces MALLSFERKYRVRGGTLIGGDLFDFWVGPFYVGFFGVTTIFFATLGTALILYSASLQGTFNPWTIHVAPPDLSYGLGIAPLAEGGLWQFITVCAIGAFVSWALREVEICRKLGIGYHVPIAFGFAILAYVTLVVFRPLLLGAWHFGFPYGIFSHLDWVSNTGYAYLHFHYNPAHMLAVSLFFATCLALALHGGLILSACNPEKGEEAKTPDHEDTFFRDFIGYSIGTLGIHRLGWLLAINAVFFSAVCIIISGPLWTEGWPEWWTWWSNMPIWPEIEAAGAGQGVM